One segment of Daphnia magna isolate NIES linkage group LG2, ASM2063170v1.1, whole genome shotgun sequence DNA contains the following:
- the LOC116917120 gene encoding meteorin-like protein: MLNPVTLLDRRRTNADDEQREKRSSPRFSRRISVKSLRVFWVPLIACFILPLFMCPSQAAADGCDWIGSGLESPSSEDQTQQQPQSHRGVKPVYLRCSQGSVSWLYPRGALRVVLRYGTAGKEFQGCLKLSADFGGANIYVEQHRTLKLLHSASSSAILRPDGKRHCFDSHQGQVALFLESDSPGVGGSDPLRRETAAFDYDLQLIEEENDQSHDPWQECRPCSVKESLEMFCSSDFVARGFISSVYNDAQLERTLLKVRATRVIRQASSVFQPVNRRSASLPKRKRRSPLTPKRLIPIPSKWKGMDGVEEDLTDSEMDNSLLDDEHTGTLHVPLTCQVKHGSGEFVFMGRKRLGDAVLWCAPRLEEWQQWVHQAQMDGSAQCRLEA; this comes from the exons ATGTTGAATCCTGTGACATTGTTGGACAGGCGGCGAACAAATGCCGACGATGAGCAGCGTGAGAAAAGGTCATCACCTCGTTTCTCGCGACGGATTAGCGTCAAAAGTTTACGCGTTTTTTGGGTGCCCCTGATTGCCTGTTTTATCCTTCCCTTATTTATGTGCCCCTCACAAGCTGCAGCCGATGGATGTGACTGGATTGGCAG TGGTTTGGAGAGTCCATCGAGCGAAGATCAGACACAACAACAGCCACAATCACATCGCGGAGTGAAGCCAGTCTACCTGCGATGTAGTCAAGGTTCCGTCTCTTGGCTCTATCCCCGTGGTGCCTTGCGGGTGGTGCTCCGCTACGGAACAGCTGGCAAGGAATTCCAG GGATGTCTGAAATTATCAGCTGATTTTGGTGGCGCCAACATTTACGTGGAACAACACCGGACGCTGAAATTGTTACACAGCGCATCGTCATCGGCGATATTGCGACCGGATGGCAAACGCCACTGTTTCGACAGCCACCAGGGTCAGGTGGCGCTGTTTCTCGAATCAGATTCACCCGGAGTCGGTGGCTCGGATCCCCTTCGAAGGGAAACGGCCGCCTTCGATTACGATCTCCAACTGATCGAGGAGGAAAACGATCAGTCACACGATCCTTGGCAAG AATGTCGACCTTGCAGCGTCAAAGAGTCGTTGGAAATGTTTTGTAGCAGTGATTTTGTTGCTAGAGGCTTCATCTCGTCTGTTTACAACGACGCCCAATTAGAGAGGACGCTGCTCAAGGTGCGGGCAACGCGGGTCATCCGGCAGGCCTCGTCCGTCTTTCAACCCGTTAATCGCAGATCAGCGTCTTTGCCAAAGCGGAAACGACGGAGTCCGTTGACGCCTAAACGCCTCATTCCAATTCCGTCCAAATGGAAGGGAATGGACGGCGTCGAAGAGGATTTAACGGACAGTGAAATGGACAACAGTTTGCTGGACGACGAGCACACTGGAACGCTTCACGTGCCGTTAACGTGTCAGGTGAAACACGGCAGCGGTGAGTTCGTGTTTATGGGCCGGAAGCGATTGGGTGACGCTGTTCTTTGGTGCGCCCCACGACTGGAAGAATGGCAACAGTGGGTTCATCAGGCTCAGATGGATGGATCTGCCCAGTGCCGCTTGGAGGCGTGA
- the LOC116917570 gene encoding uncharacterized protein LOC116917570, whose protein sequence is MAILRRCCCCFPLRGGTVTLGVMGFTGAITVIIYLILSLIYVDEIATFVMEKIIDFPRAFGTRHVPKEDQDKMKEELHEILVHVYRIYVFVLAIPGEILGGILAGLLVWGAVKKRRNFLLPWLIYAIMVMVVTVVCIITCVVILPVSYGITFLIIGVLELLVMIYFWLVVFSFFQQLRENDQMNINSPAEMKRLTSHV, encoded by the exons ATGGCTATTCTTAGGAgatgctgttgttgttttcctctgCGAGGGGGAACAGTTACCCTTGGAGTCATGGGATTT ACTGGGGCCATCACAGTCATCATTTATCTGATTTTGTCCTTGATCTATGTTGATGAAATAGCAACATTTGTCATGGAGAAGATCATTGATTTTCCCAGGGCCTTCGGAACTAGACATGTCCCTAAAGAAGACCAAGATAAAATGAAAGAGGAACTTCATGAAATCTTAGTCCATG TATATAGAATTTATGTATTTGTCCTTGCAATACCGGGAGAAATTCTTGGTGGAATATTGGCTGGACTATTAGTTTGGGGAGCCGTGAAGAAACGCCGCAACTTCCTCCTACCGTGGCTCATTTATGCTATAATGGTCATGGTAGTTACTGTCGTCTGTATTATCACCTGTGTCGTCATTCTACCAGTCTCCTATGGCATTACCTTTTTAATCATCGGTGTACTTGAACTAC TGGTTATGATCTACTTCTGGCTGGTCGTGTTCAGCTTCTTCCAGCAATTGCGTGAAAATGACCAGATGAACATAAATTCTCCTGCGGAAATGAAACGTCTCACTTCGCATGTGTAA
- the LOC116917327 gene encoding uncharacterized protein LOC116917327 has protein sequence MWQQQLVSNGISQWKTTHSFLRTVLSLSMLIVNWKDSSFSQNFNHFHGILNCLSADCHLASFEWYGPYQQCYDALLKYTNPSENILIEIMEISALHAELHNDGYFTDVYWFYLWKEYLERENWITID, from the exons ATGTGGCAACAACAATTAGTCAGCAATGGAATTAGTCAGTGGAAAACAACACATTCATTCCTTAGGACGGTTTTGAGTTTATCTATGCTTAtt GTCAACTGGAAGGATTCCTCTTTTTCACAGAACTTTAACCATTTTCATGGTATACTTAACTGCTTGTCAGCAGATTGTCACTTGGCATCATTTGAATG GTATGGTCCATATCAGCAGTGTTATGATGCACTTCTTAAATACACCAATCCCTCAGAAAATATTCTAATtgaaattatggaaatttcTGCCCTTCATGCAGAACTGCACAATGATGG GTATTTTACTGATgtctattggttttatttgtggAAAGAATATCTTGAGCGGGAGAATTGGATCACAATTGACTAG
- the LOC116935052 gene encoding uncharacterized protein LOC116935052 isoform X3 codes for MDFDDDSLDDLLRDTSANKFKKPAVNVVADELFSTPNIQSSRKEKKSALLAELFGPSSTSFGAIESSLEENEKDTEKSMPINSLLVNSTVQGKENEEFSFGSYVPSGATKLTGSKNRPTSSDSPSKQKQTDFFQPSNSSLAQRSVTLDQFGSGGLLKESFNIPTLEKEPATSTLQLKFSVQVPDSKDGAESSSKSHSELPTPTIPPALFSRPISKGTNVTQQIPNEQARVTTDVIPFTFPSPKSQPVSKEILDEKNLTIIKDVLDNFSNNFCKRLENFIGENYNFSDITNCLVELHKSINTVTHTWSSSANKVPDLAFEELERRMITLENRLELTSQENTNLRVRLEFVENQLRENRNDSSRIKTDTEAVVESHFKWIRETVDNLDKKISTNSSLCKHHAGEESSSQELIFQQMQEKLLDFESKLVKSSTASGHQQEEMLHLLKAECKWLERQKKKLNSDRKELRVFQKKIKEKQQSLDEFSAELSKTSHRLQSQCLAVDARVKKIEKLWTSLQEKPEKLSEM; via the exons ATGGACTTTGATGATGACTCGTTAGACGATCTGTTACGAGACACATCAGCTAATAAATTTAAGAAACCTGCCGTCAATGTCGTCGCTGATGAATTATTTTCCACTCCGAATATCCAGTCATcgaggaaggaaaaaaaatctgcgtTATTAGCTGAACTCTTCGGTCCAAGTTCTACAAGTTTTGGTGCAATAGAATCTAGTTTGGAGGAGAATGAAAAAGACACAGAGAAATCCATGCCAATCAATAGTTTGCTGGTAAATTCTACAGTTcaaggaaaggaaaatgaagaatTCAGCTTTGGCAGCTATGTTCCAAGTGGTGCGACAAAGCTTACTGGATCAAAGAACAGACCAACCTCTTCTGATTCCCCtagtaaacaaaaacaaacagattTCTTCCAACCATCAAATTCTAGCCTAGCACAAAGGTCTGTAACCTTAGATCAATTTGGGTCTGGAGGATTATTGAAAGAATCCTTCAACATTCCTACCCTGGAAAAAGAACCAGCCACCTCCACACTACAGTTAAAATTTTCAGTGCAAGTTCCAGATTCGAAAGATGGTGCAGAAAGCAGTTCAAAATCCCACAGTGAGCTTCCGACTCCAACTATCCCACCAGCATTATTTTCTAGACCAATTTCCAAAGGAACAAATGTGACTCAGCAGATCCCGAATGAGCAGGCTCGAGTAACAACTGATGTCATTCCCTTCACATTCCCATCACCAAAGAGCCAACCAgtttcaaaagaaatattggatgaaaaaaatttgacaatCATTAAAGATGTACTTGACAACTTCTCTAACAACTTCTGTAAAAGATTAGAAAATTTCATTGGGGAAAATTATAACTTTAGCGATATCACGAATTGCCTTGTTGAACTGCACAAATCCATTAATACAGTAACACATACCTGGTCGAGTTCTGCAAACAAGGTTCCTGACCTGGCATTCGAGGAACTTGAAAGAAGGATGATAACTTTAGAGAATAGACTCGAACTGACCAGCCAAGAAAATACAAATCTTCGTGTGCGACTTGAATTTGTAGAAAACCAACTGCGAGAAAATCGCAACGATTCCTCAAGAATCAAGACCGATACAGAGGCTGTTGTGGAAAGTCATTTCAAATGGATAAGAGAGACCGTAGATAATCTCGATAAAAAAATCTCCACCAATTCGTCTCTGTGCAAGCATCATGCAGGCGAGGAAAGCAGTAGCCAAGAACTCATATTCCAACAAATGCAGGAAAAACTGTTGGATTTTGAAAGCAAACTAGTCAAGAGTTCCACCGCTTCGGGGCATCAACAGGAAGAAATGCTTCATCTGCTTAAAGCAGAGTGTAAGTGGCTCGAGcggcaaaaaaagaagctaaacAGCGATAGGAAGGAACTGCGAGTTTTCCAgaagaaaattaaagaaaagcAGCAAAGCTTAGATGAATTTTCAGCG gAACTATCAAAAACTTCCCATCGTTTGCAGTCACAGTGTTTGGCTGTTGATGCGCGagtaaaaaaaatcgaaaaattaTGGACTTCACTCCAAGAGAAGCCAGAAAAACTTAGTGAA ATGTGA
- the LOC116935052 gene encoding uncharacterized protein LOC116935052 isoform X1, which translates to MDFDDDSLDDLLRDTSANKFKKPAVNVVADELFSTPNIQSSRKEKKSALLAELFGPSSTSFGAIESSLEENEKDTEKSMPINSLLVNSTVQGKENEEFSFGSYVPSGATKLTGSKNRPTSSDSPSKQKQTDFFQPSNSSLAQRSVTLDQFGSGGLLKESFNIPTLEKEPATSTLQLKFSVQVPDSKDGAESSSKSHSELPTPTIPPALFSRPISKGTNVTQQIPNEQARVTTDVIPFTFPSPKSQPVSKEILDEKNLTIIKDVLDNFSNNFCKRLENFIGENYNFSDITNCLVELHKSINTVTHTWSSSANKVPDLAFEELERRMITLENRLELTSQENTNLRVRLEFVENQLRENRNDSSRIKTDTEAVVESHFKWIRETVDNLDKKISTNSSLCKHHAGEESSSQELIFQQMQEKLLDFESKLVKSSTASGHQQEEMLHLLKAECKWLERQKKKLNSDRKELRVFQKKIKEKQQSLDEFSAELSKTSHRLQSQCLAVDARVKKIEKLWTSLQEKPEKLSEVNKKDVSKHSFKSSDIQMEDFGLALWKLHVKGDEQKLTEQHNFLQMLNTTVI; encoded by the exons ATGGACTTTGATGATGACTCGTTAGACGATCTGTTACGAGACACATCAGCTAATAAATTTAAGAAACCTGCCGTCAATGTCGTCGCTGATGAATTATTTTCCACTCCGAATATCCAGTCATcgaggaaggaaaaaaaatctgcgtTATTAGCTGAACTCTTCGGTCCAAGTTCTACAAGTTTTGGTGCAATAGAATCTAGTTTGGAGGAGAATGAAAAAGACACAGAGAAATCCATGCCAATCAATAGTTTGCTGGTAAATTCTACAGTTcaaggaaaggaaaatgaagaatTCAGCTTTGGCAGCTATGTTCCAAGTGGTGCGACAAAGCTTACTGGATCAAAGAACAGACCAACCTCTTCTGATTCCCCtagtaaacaaaaacaaacagattTCTTCCAACCATCAAATTCTAGCCTAGCACAAAGGTCTGTAACCTTAGATCAATTTGGGTCTGGAGGATTATTGAAAGAATCCTTCAACATTCCTACCCTGGAAAAAGAACCAGCCACCTCCACACTACAGTTAAAATTTTCAGTGCAAGTTCCAGATTCGAAAGATGGTGCAGAAAGCAGTTCAAAATCCCACAGTGAGCTTCCGACTCCAACTATCCCACCAGCATTATTTTCTAGACCAATTTCCAAAGGAACAAATGTGACTCAGCAGATCCCGAATGAGCAGGCTCGAGTAACAACTGATGTCATTCCCTTCACATTCCCATCACCAAAGAGCCAACCAgtttcaaaagaaatattggatgaaaaaaatttgacaatCATTAAAGATGTACTTGACAACTTCTCTAACAACTTCTGTAAAAGATTAGAAAATTTCATTGGGGAAAATTATAACTTTAGCGATATCACGAATTGCCTTGTTGAACTGCACAAATCCATTAATACAGTAACACATACCTGGTCGAGTTCTGCAAACAAGGTTCCTGACCTGGCATTCGAGGAACTTGAAAGAAGGATGATAACTTTAGAGAATAGACTCGAACTGACCAGCCAAGAAAATACAAATCTTCGTGTGCGACTTGAATTTGTAGAAAACCAACTGCGAGAAAATCGCAACGATTCCTCAAGAATCAAGACCGATACAGAGGCTGTTGTGGAAAGTCATTTCAAATGGATAAGAGAGACCGTAGATAATCTCGATAAAAAAATCTCCACCAATTCGTCTCTGTGCAAGCATCATGCAGGCGAGGAAAGCAGTAGCCAAGAACTCATATTCCAACAAATGCAGGAAAAACTGTTGGATTTTGAAAGCAAACTAGTCAAGAGTTCCACCGCTTCGGGGCATCAACAGGAAGAAATGCTTCATCTGCTTAAAGCAGAGTGTAAGTGGCTCGAGcggcaaaaaaagaagctaaacAGCGATAGGAAGGAACTGCGAGTTTTCCAgaagaaaattaaagaaaagcAGCAAAGCTTAGATGAATTTTCAGCG gAACTATCAAAAACTTCCCATCGTTTGCAGTCACAGTGTTTGGCTGTTGATGCGCGagtaaaaaaaatcgaaaaattaTGGACTTCACTCCAAGAGAAGCCAGAAAAACTTAGTGAAGTAAATAAA AAAGATGTGAGCAAACATAGTTTCAAGAGTTCCGACATTCAAATGGAAGATTTTGGACTGGCCCTTTGGAAACTTCACGTCAAAGGGGACGAGCAAAAGCTCACCGAACAGCATAATTTTCTACAAATGTTAAACACAACAGTGATTTGA
- the LOC116917569 gene encoding uncharacterized protein LOC116917569 produces MAILRRCCCCFPLRRGTVTLGVMGFTGAITAIIFLILALIFVDEIATFVIKFMEKIIDFPRATGTRHLPKEDQDKKKEELHEFLVHAYSTYVFVLAILGEILGGILAGLLVWGAVKKRRNFLLPWLIFAIMVMVGTVVCIITCVVILPVSYGITFLIIGVLELLVMIYFWLVVFSFFQQLRENDQMNINSPAEMKRLTSHM; encoded by the exons ATGGCTATTCTGAGGAgatgctgttgttgttttcctctgCGAAGAGGAACAGTTACCCTTGGAGTCATGGGATTT ACTGGGGCCATCACAGCCATCATTTTTCTGATTTTGGCCTTGATCTTTGTTGATGAAATAGCAACATTTGTCATAAAATTTATGGAGAAGATCATTGATTTTCCCAGGGCTACCGGAACTAGACATCTCCCTAAAGAAgaccaagataaaaagaaagaggaacTTCATGAATTCTTAGTCCATG CATATAGCACTTATGTATTTGTCCTTGCAATACTGGGAGAAATTCTTGGTGGAATATTGGCTGGACTTTTAGTTTGGGGAGCCGTGAAGAAACGCCGCAACTTCCTCCTACCGTGGCTCATTTTTGCTATAATGGTCATGGTAGGTACTGTCGTCTGTATTATCACCTGTGTCGTCATTCTACCAGTCTCCTATGGCATTACCTTTTTAATCATCGGTGTACTTGAACTAC TGGTTATGATCTACTTCTGGCTGGTCGTGTTCAGCTTCTTCCAGCAATTGCGTGAAAATGACCAGATGAACATAAATTCTCCTGCGGAAATGAAACGTCTCACTTCGCATATGTAA
- the LOC116935052 gene encoding uncharacterized protein LOC116935052 isoform X2 gives MDFDDDSLDDLLRDTSANKFKKPAVNVVADELFSTPNIQSSRKEKKSALLAELFGPSSTSFGAIESSLEENEKDTEKSMPINSLLVNSTVQGKENEEFSFGSYVPSGATKLTGSKNRPTSSDSPSKQKQTDFFQPSNSSLAQRSVTLDQFGSGGLLKESFNIPTLEKEPATSTLQLKFSVQVPDSKDGAESSSKSHSELPTPTIPPALFSRPISKGTNVTQQIPNEQARVTTDVIPFTFPSPKSQPVSKEILDEKNLTIIKDVLDNFSNNFCKRLENFIGENYNFSDITNCLVELHKSINTVTHTWSSSANKVPDLAFEELERRMITLENRLELTSQENTNLRVRLEFVENQLRENRNDSSRIKTDTEAVVESHFKWIRETVDNLDKKISTNSSLCKHHAGEESSSQELIFQQMQEKLLDFESKLVKSSTASGHQQEEMLHLLKAECKWLERQKKKLNSDRKELRVFQKKIKEKQQSLDEFSAELSKTSHRLQSQCLAVDARVKKIEKLWTSLQEKPEKLSEKDVSKHSFKSSDIQMEDFGLALWKLHVKGDEQKLTEQHNFLQMLNTTVI, from the exons ATGGACTTTGATGATGACTCGTTAGACGATCTGTTACGAGACACATCAGCTAATAAATTTAAGAAACCTGCCGTCAATGTCGTCGCTGATGAATTATTTTCCACTCCGAATATCCAGTCATcgaggaaggaaaaaaaatctgcgtTATTAGCTGAACTCTTCGGTCCAAGTTCTACAAGTTTTGGTGCAATAGAATCTAGTTTGGAGGAGAATGAAAAAGACACAGAGAAATCCATGCCAATCAATAGTTTGCTGGTAAATTCTACAGTTcaaggaaaggaaaatgaagaatTCAGCTTTGGCAGCTATGTTCCAAGTGGTGCGACAAAGCTTACTGGATCAAAGAACAGACCAACCTCTTCTGATTCCCCtagtaaacaaaaacaaacagattTCTTCCAACCATCAAATTCTAGCCTAGCACAAAGGTCTGTAACCTTAGATCAATTTGGGTCTGGAGGATTATTGAAAGAATCCTTCAACATTCCTACCCTGGAAAAAGAACCAGCCACCTCCACACTACAGTTAAAATTTTCAGTGCAAGTTCCAGATTCGAAAGATGGTGCAGAAAGCAGTTCAAAATCCCACAGTGAGCTTCCGACTCCAACTATCCCACCAGCATTATTTTCTAGACCAATTTCCAAAGGAACAAATGTGACTCAGCAGATCCCGAATGAGCAGGCTCGAGTAACAACTGATGTCATTCCCTTCACATTCCCATCACCAAAGAGCCAACCAgtttcaaaagaaatattggatgaaaaaaatttgacaatCATTAAAGATGTACTTGACAACTTCTCTAACAACTTCTGTAAAAGATTAGAAAATTTCATTGGGGAAAATTATAACTTTAGCGATATCACGAATTGCCTTGTTGAACTGCACAAATCCATTAATACAGTAACACATACCTGGTCGAGTTCTGCAAACAAGGTTCCTGACCTGGCATTCGAGGAACTTGAAAGAAGGATGATAACTTTAGAGAATAGACTCGAACTGACCAGCCAAGAAAATACAAATCTTCGTGTGCGACTTGAATTTGTAGAAAACCAACTGCGAGAAAATCGCAACGATTCCTCAAGAATCAAGACCGATACAGAGGCTGTTGTGGAAAGTCATTTCAAATGGATAAGAGAGACCGTAGATAATCTCGATAAAAAAATCTCCACCAATTCGTCTCTGTGCAAGCATCATGCAGGCGAGGAAAGCAGTAGCCAAGAACTCATATTCCAACAAATGCAGGAAAAACTGTTGGATTTTGAAAGCAAACTAGTCAAGAGTTCCACCGCTTCGGGGCATCAACAGGAAGAAATGCTTCATCTGCTTAAAGCAGAGTGTAAGTGGCTCGAGcggcaaaaaaagaagctaaacAGCGATAGGAAGGAACTGCGAGTTTTCCAgaagaaaattaaagaaaagcAGCAAAGCTTAGATGAATTTTCAGCG gAACTATCAAAAACTTCCCATCGTTTGCAGTCACAGTGTTTGGCTGTTGATGCGCGagtaaaaaaaatcgaaaaattaTGGACTTCACTCCAAGAGAAGCCAGAAAAACTTAGTGAA AAAGATGTGAGCAAACATAGTTTCAAGAGTTCCGACATTCAAATGGAAGATTTTGGACTGGCCCTTTGGAAACTTCACGTCAAAGGGGACGAGCAAAAGCTCACCGAACAGCATAATTTTCTACAAATGTTAAACACAACAGTGATTTGA
- the LOC123469936 gene encoding uncharacterized protein LOC123469936 has translation MKITISTVLRRVKSDAAAIEYASFSRARPCWTKLTGSKNRPTSSDSPSKQKQTDFFQPSNSSLAQRSVTLDQFGSGGLLKESFNIPPLEKEPATSPLQLKFSVQVPESKDGAESSSKSHSELPTPTIPPALFSRPIFKGTNVTQQIPNEQARVTTDVIPFTFPSPKSQPVSKEILDEKNLTIIKDVLDNFSNNFCKRLENFIGENYNFSDITNCLVELHKSINTVTHTWSSSENNVPDRAFEELERRMITLENRLELTSQENTNLRVRLEFVENQLRENRNDSSRIKTDTEAVVESHFKWMRETVDNLDKKISTNSSQCKHHAGEESSSRELIFQQMQEKLLDFESKLVKSSTASGHQQEETLHLLKAECKWLERQKKKLNSDRKELRVFQKKIKEKQQSLDEFSAELSKTSHRLQSQCLAVDARVKKIEKLWTSLQEKPEKLSEVNKKDVSKHSFKSSDIQMEDFGLALWKLHVKGDEQKLTEQHNFRQMLNTTVV, from the exons atgaaaatt ACGATAAGTACCGTTCTTCGTAGGGTAAAAAGTGACGCCGCAGCTATTGAATACGCATCGTTTAGTCGTGCGCGACCATGTTGGACAAAGCTTACTGGATCAAAGAACAGACCAACCTCTTCTGATTCCCCtagtaaacaaaaacaaacagattTCTTCCAACCATCAAATTCTAGCCTAGCACAAAGGTCTGTAACCTTAGATCAATTTGGGTCTGGAGGATTATTGAAAGAATCCTTCAACATTCCTCCCCTGGAAAAAGAACCAGCCACCTCCCCACTACAGTTAAAATTTTCAGTGCAAGTTCCAGAATCAAAAGATGGTGCAGAAAGCAGTTCAAAATCCCACAGTGAGCTTCCGACTCCAACTATCCCACCAGCATTATTTTCTAGACCAATTTTCAAAGGAACAAATGTGACTCAGCAGATCCCGAATGAGCAGGCTCGAGTAACAACTGATGTCATTCCCTTCACATTCCCATCACCAAAGAGCCAACCAgtttcaaaagaaatattggatgaaaaaaatttgacaatCATTAAAGATGTACTTGACAACTTCTCTAACAACTTCTGTAAAAGATTAGAAAATTTCATTGGGGAAAATTATAACTTTAGCGATATCACGAATTGCCTTGTTGAACTGCACAAATCCATTAATACAGTAACACATACCTGGTCGAGTTCTGAAAACAATGTTCCTGACCGGGCATTCGAGGAACTTGAAAGAAGGATGATAACTTTAGAGAATAGACTCGAACTGACCAGCCAAGAAAATACAAATCTTCGTGTGCGACTTGAATTTGTAGAAAACCAACTGCGAGAAAATCGCAACGATTCCTCAAGAATCAAGACCGATACAGAGGCTGTTGTGGAAAGTCATTTCAAATGGATGAGAGAGACCGTAGATAATCTCGATAAAAAAATCTCGACCAATTCGTCTCAGTGCAAGCATCATGCAGGCGAGGAAAGCAGTAGCCGAGAACTCATATTCCAACAAATGCAGGAAAAACTATTGGATTTTGAAAGCAAACTAGTCAAGAGTTCCACCGCTTCGGGGCATCAACAGGAAGAAACGCTTCATCTGCTTAAAGCAGAGTGTAAGTGGCTCGAGcggcaaaaaaagaagctaaacAGCGATAGGAAGGAACTGCGAGTTTTCCAgaagaaaattaaagaaaagcAGCAAAGCTTAGATGAATTTTCAGCG gAACTATCAAAAACTTCCCATCGTTTGCAGTCACAGTGTTTGGCTGTTGATGCGCGagtaaaaaaaatcgaaaaattaTGGACTTCACTCCAAGAGAAGCCAGAAAAACTTAGTGAAGTAAATAAA AAAGATGTGAGCAAACATAGTTTCAAGAGTTCCGACATTCAAATGGAAGATTTTGGACTGGCCCTTTGGAAACTTCACGTCAAAGGGGACGAGCAAAAGCTCACCGAACAGCATAATTTTCGACAAATGTTAAACACAACAGTGGTTTGA